A part of Marinobacter psychrophilus genomic DNA contains:
- the argJ gene encoding bifunctional glutamate N-acetyltransferase/amino-acid acetyltransferase ArgJ, whose translation MAVGPGTLPEFFPITGVELGIASAGMKKPGRKDIVLFSLAEGTQVAGIFTRNQFCAAPVTLSRKHLAAAMPRYLLINTGNANAGTGERGLADAAVCCEALAAAAGVDGQQVLPFSTGVIGEPLPVAKIVAALPDALADTRVDRWAEAANGIMTTDTRPKGASVQVDLGGHTVCISGISKGAGMIRPNMATMLGFIATDARIAPDVLQSLASELGEQSFNRITIDGDTSTNDACMLMASGCYGGPEITADSPLLAPLKDALRQVYMDLAHAIVRDGEGATKFVTIEVNHAVTVNEALDVAYTVAHSPLVKTALFASDPNWGRILAAVGRAGVEGLDLNALEIYLGDVCLVSNGGRADDYSEERGKAVMNQEEITIRIDLKRGAVSETVWTCDFSHDYVTINADYRS comes from the coding sequence ATGGCCGTAGGTCCAGGAACCTTACCCGAGTTTTTTCCCATCACAGGCGTAGAACTGGGCATTGCCAGTGCCGGTATGAAAAAGCCTGGCCGCAAAGATATCGTATTATTTTCCTTGGCTGAGGGCACGCAGGTAGCCGGAATTTTCACCCGCAACCAGTTCTGTGCGGCACCGGTTACGCTTAGTCGCAAGCATCTTGCTGCCGCTATGCCGCGCTATCTGCTCATTAATACCGGTAACGCCAACGCGGGCACTGGTGAACGCGGTCTGGCCGACGCAGCAGTCTGCTGCGAGGCTCTTGCCGCTGCTGCCGGCGTTGACGGGCAACAGGTGTTGCCATTTTCTACCGGTGTGATCGGTGAGCCCCTGCCAGTCGCCAAAATTGTTGCAGCGCTGCCCGATGCACTGGCGGATACTCGCGTAGATCGCTGGGCAGAAGCGGCCAACGGCATTATGACCACCGACACTCGTCCCAAGGGGGCATCGGTGCAAGTGGATTTGGGCGGTCATACAGTGTGTATTTCCGGCATCAGCAAGGGTGCGGGCATGATTCGCCCCAACATGGCCACCATGCTGGGGTTCATTGCTACCGACGCCCGTATCGCGCCGGATGTTTTGCAATCCCTGGCCTCTGAGCTGGGTGAACAGTCCTTCAATCGCATTACCATCGACGGTGACACCTCCACCAATGACGCTTGCATGCTGATGGCCAGCGGTTGTTACGGCGGTCCGGAAATAACCGCTGACAGTCCGCTATTGGCGCCTCTGAAAGACGCTCTGCGCCAAGTGTATATGGATCTGGCCCACGCGATTGTGCGCGATGGTGAAGGAGCAACCAAGTTTGTAACCATTGAGGTGAACCACGCAGTGACAGTCAATGAAGCTCTGGATGTGGCCTACACGGTCGCTCATTCGCCGCTGGTTAAAACTGCGCTGTTTGCATCAGATCCCAACTGGGGTCGCATTCTGGCCGCCGTTGGCCGCGCTGGTGTCGAAGGTCTTGACTTAAACGCCCTGGAAATTTATCTGGGAGATGTGTGTCTGGTAAGCAATGGCGGTCGGGCAGACGACTACTCGGAGGAACGCGGGAAGGCAGTGATGAACCAGGAAGAAATTACCATCCGCATTGACCTCAAGCGAGGCGCCGTGAGTGAAACCGTCTGGACCTGCGACTTCTCCCACGATTATGTCACCATCAACGCCGACTACCGCAGCTGA
- a CDS encoding Nudix family hydrolase, translating into MSKRLSAIAPEKVPEKASGVLREVHVAVGVIIRDGRVLIARRLEHTHQGGLLEFPGGKVEPGETVQQALVREIAEETGLKLIESALQPVIGVRHDYGDKRVFLDVWSTDIAAGEAHGREGQPIQWLLPRDLRDADFPAANRPIIRALQLPSQLALTGRDVADDECGLKRLQIALQVSQPPLIVLRAPALAEQAIAYNRLAQGALALCQSNSSELMLHGVPELMDRHPQAAGVHLPWRHASQCQQRPVAECYKLGVSCHNAEQLAHAAAIRADYAILGHVLATSSHPNEVPLGWNAFSQLVSAARLPVYGIGGLSPADLPQARQCGAQGIAGIGFWWA; encoded by the coding sequence ATGTCTAAGCGACTGTCTGCGATAGCACCTGAAAAGGTACCTGAGAAGGCGTCAGGCGTCTTACGTGAAGTACACGTCGCCGTCGGTGTGATCATTCGCGATGGGCGGGTACTGATTGCCCGCAGGCTGGAACACACCCATCAGGGCGGATTATTGGAGTTTCCTGGCGGTAAAGTGGAGCCGGGTGAAACTGTGCAGCAGGCGTTGGTGCGTGAGATTGCCGAAGAAACCGGATTAAAGTTGATCGAATCCGCTTTGCAGCCCGTAATTGGTGTGCGACATGATTATGGCGATAAGCGTGTTTTTCTGGATGTTTGGTCGACCGACATAGCCGCGGGCGAGGCTCACGGTCGCGAAGGTCAGCCGATCCAGTGGCTATTGCCGCGGGATTTGCGCGACGCGGATTTCCCCGCAGCGAATCGCCCAATTATCCGCGCTCTTCAACTGCCTTCGCAGTTAGCGTTAACGGGCCGCGACGTAGCAGATGATGAATGTGGCCTGAAACGTTTGCAAATAGCGCTGCAGGTTAGCCAGCCGCCTCTGATCGTGTTGCGGGCCCCAGCTTTGGCCGAGCAGGCGATAGCTTACAATCGCTTGGCGCAGGGTGCTCTGGCGCTATGTCAGAGTAATAGCAGCGAGCTTATGTTGCACGGTGTGCCCGAGTTGATGGACCGCCATCCCCAAGCTGCTGGCGTGCATTTGCCTTGGCGCCACGCCAGCCAATGCCAGCAGCGGCCGGTGGCTGAATGCTACAAGTTAGGGGTTTCCTGCCATAACGCAGAGCAATTGGCCCACGCTGCGGCCATTCGTGCCGACTATGCGATCTTGGGTCATGTGTTGGCTACGTCTAGTCACCCCAATGAGGTGCCTCTGGGCTGGAACGCGTTCAGCCAACTGGTGTCAGCGGCACGACTACCTGTGTATGGCATTGGCGGCTTATCGCCAGCCGATCTGCCACAGGCCCGCCAATGCGGCGCACAAGGCATCGCTGGCATTGGCTTCTGGTGGGCATAA
- the moaC gene encoding cyclic pyranopterin monophosphate synthase MoaC, which produces MMLTGEAVSKLTHLNDKGEARMVDVTAKVVTEREARAEATISMSAKTLAMIVDGQHPKGDVLAVARIAGIMAAKRTHDLIPLCHALNLTSVKVELEPGADGMSVHIRTLCKLSGQTGVEMEALTAASIAALTVYDMCKAVDKAMVVSKLRLVEKKGGRSGHWQAST; this is translated from the coding sequence ATGATGCTAACGGGAGAAGCTGTGAGCAAACTGACGCACCTGAATGACAAAGGCGAAGCACGCATGGTCGACGTTACCGCTAAAGTGGTCACTGAGCGCGAAGCTCGCGCCGAGGCCACGATCAGTATGTCGGCCAAAACTCTGGCGATGATTGTGGATGGCCAACACCCGAAGGGTGACGTCTTGGCGGTGGCTCGTATTGCCGGCATTATGGCGGCCAAGCGTACTCATGATCTGATCCCCCTGTGCCATGCCTTAAACCTGACCTCGGTGAAGGTAGAGTTAGAACCCGGTGCAGACGGCATGTCGGTCCACATTCGCACCTTGTGCAAGCTGTCTGGTCAGACCGGCGTAGAAATGGAAGCGCTAACGGCAGCCAGTATCGCCGCGTTGACCGTTTACGACATGTGCAAAGCAGTCGACAAAGCCATGGTTGTAAGCAAACTGCGCTTGGTGGAAAAAAAAGGCGGCCGTAGTGGCCACTGGCAGGCCAGCACCTAA
- the ribA gene encoding GTP cyclohydrolase II translates to MAVRYIETCRLPTPFGVFEMHGFEESDTGKEHVALTLGDLAGDEPMLVRTHSECLTGDALYSMRCDCGYQLEEALRSIAREGRGILMYLRQEGRGIGLLNKIRAYNLQDHGADTVEANERLGFAADLRDYSMCKDMLEHLGIKRLRLMTNNPRKVKALSSYGIEVVERVELQVGRNPHNEHYLDTKQSKLGHFLAIHQDDDPQL, encoded by the coding sequence GTGGCTGTTCGTTACATTGAGACTTGCCGGTTGCCGACCCCATTTGGGGTTTTTGAAATGCACGGTTTTGAAGAGTCGGACACCGGCAAAGAGCACGTCGCGCTGACGCTGGGTGATCTGGCTGGCGACGAACCCATGTTAGTCCGTACCCATTCTGAGTGCCTGACCGGTGACGCTCTTTACAGCATGCGCTGTGACTGTGGTTATCAATTGGAAGAAGCCTTGCGCAGCATCGCTCGTGAAGGTCGCGGTATTTTGATGTATTTGCGCCAAGAAGGCCGCGGCATTGGCTTGCTCAACAAGATTCGTGCCTACAACCTTCAGGACCATGGTGCCGACACGGTCGAAGCCAATGAACGTCTGGGTTTTGCAGCGGATCTTCGTGACTACAGCATGTGCAAAGATATGTTGGAACACTTGGGTATAAAGCGCTTGCGGTTGATGACTAACAACCCGCGTAAAGTAAAAGCGTTGTCGTCATACGGCATTGAGGTTGTGGAAAGAGTCGAGCTGCAAGTCGGGAGAAATCCCCATAATGAGCATTATCTGGACACGAAACAGAGCAAACTCGGCCATTTTCTGGCGATTCATCAAGACGATGACCCCCAGCTCTGA
- the dxs gene encoding 1-deoxy-D-xylulose-5-phosphate synthase translates to MQDTMIFREIPLQRPNTPMLDRIGSPADIRQLPADQLTQVARELRSFLLWSVGTTGGHFGAGLGVLELTVALHYVFNTPEDRLVWDVGHQAYPHKILTGRREQMGSIRRKNGLAGFPKRTESPYDTFGVGHSSTSISAALGMAIASNQQGLKRKSIAVIGDGAMTAGMAFEALNHAGHLKADMLVILNDNDMSISRNVGGLSNYFAKLLSSRTYHQMRDSSKKVLEIAPGLRELAKKTEEHFKGMIAPGTLFEELGFNYIGPIDGHDLPLLVETLENIRELSGPQFLHIVTTKGKGFAPAEADPIGYHAINKIEPLAATTASSANPTPVKAGPAAPKYANVFGQWLCDAAAADERVMGITPAMCEGSDLLAFAERFPERYFDVAIAEQHAVTLAAGMACDGAKPVVAIYSTFLQRGYDQLIHDVAIQNLDVLFAIDRAGLVGEDGPTHAGAFDISYLRCIPNMVLMTPSDENETRQLLHTGLVHEGPAAVRYPRGSGSGVEIDPLLHTLPMGKGRVVRERKSASGRIAILNFGTLLPRALQAAQALDATVADMRFVKPLDEDLIRQLAEQHDLLVTLEENAIAGGAGSAVCEWLNQEEIIMPVLQLGLPDKFVDHGSRDQLLEECGLDAATIERSITGRVQRLVSRPGKAAQSF, encoded by the coding sequence ATGCAGGACACAATGATTTTCAGGGAAATCCCCTTACAGCGACCAAACACCCCCATGCTGGACCGTATTGGCTCACCGGCAGACATTCGCCAGTTACCTGCCGATCAGTTAACTCAGGTAGCACGAGAGCTGCGGTCGTTTCTATTGTGGTCGGTGGGCACGACAGGCGGCCACTTTGGCGCTGGTCTGGGCGTACTGGAGCTAACGGTTGCCCTGCACTATGTGTTCAACACGCCGGAAGACCGCCTGGTTTGGGACGTGGGCCATCAGGCCTACCCTCATAAAATTCTGACAGGACGCCGCGAACAGATGGGTAGCATTCGCCGCAAAAACGGCCTAGCGGGGTTCCCCAAACGCACTGAAAGTCCTTACGACACCTTTGGTGTAGGCCATTCCAGCACCTCTATCAGCGCCGCCCTGGGTATGGCCATTGCGTCCAATCAGCAAGGGCTGAAGCGCAAAAGCATCGCGGTGATTGGTGATGGCGCCATGACCGCCGGCATGGCATTTGAAGCGCTGAATCACGCCGGCCATTTGAAGGCCGATATGTTGGTGATTCTGAACGACAATGACATGTCGATTTCCCGCAACGTAGGTGGCCTGTCCAATTATTTTGCCAAGCTGTTGTCCAGTCGCACTTATCACCAAATGCGCGACAGCAGTAAAAAAGTGCTTGAGATAGCTCCGGGCCTGCGCGAACTGGCAAAAAAAACCGAAGAACACTTCAAAGGCATGATTGCCCCTGGCACCCTGTTCGAAGAATTGGGTTTCAATTACATTGGCCCCATTGACGGCCACGACCTGCCATTACTGGTAGAAACCCTGGAGAACATCCGCGAGCTCAGCGGTCCGCAGTTTTTGCACATTGTCACCACCAAAGGCAAAGGTTTTGCTCCCGCAGAAGCCGACCCAATTGGCTATCACGCTATCAACAAGATAGAACCCCTGGCCGCCACTACTGCGTCCAGCGCCAATCCGACGCCGGTTAAAGCTGGCCCGGCCGCGCCCAAATACGCCAACGTGTTTGGCCAATGGCTGTGTGATGCCGCAGCCGCGGATGAGCGGGTAATGGGCATAACCCCCGCCATGTGCGAGGGCTCTGATCTTTTGGCCTTTGCCGAGCGTTTTCCCGAGCGTTATTTTGACGTTGCCATTGCCGAGCAGCACGCTGTTACTTTGGCCGCTGGCATGGCCTGTGATGGTGCCAAACCGGTGGTGGCCATCTACTCTACCTTCTTACAGCGTGGTTACGATCAGCTTATACACGATGTAGCCATTCAGAATCTGGACGTACTGTTTGCCATTGACCGCGCCGGCCTGGTAGGCGAAGACGGCCCAACTCATGCCGGAGCCTTCGACATCAGTTATCTGCGTTGCATCCCTAATATGGTGTTGATGACACCGTCAGACGAAAACGAAACCCGACAGTTACTGCACACCGGGCTGGTACATGAAGGCCCGGCGGCGGTGCGCTATCCCCGCGGCAGCGGCAGCGGAGTCGAGATTGACCCACTGCTGCACACACTGCCCATGGGTAAAGGCCGGGTTGTGCGCGAGCGCAAGAGCGCAAGCGGCCGTATCGCCATCCTAAATTTTGGCACCCTTTTGCCGCGAGCCCTGCAAGCCGCACAGGCGCTGGACGCCACAGTGGCCGATATGCGCTTTGTAAAACCGCTGGATGAAGACCTGATACGCCAGTTGGCAGAGCAGCACGATTTGCTGGTGACTCTGGAAGAAAATGCCATCGCCGGGGGCGCCGGCAGTGCGGTTTGCGAATGGTTGAATCAGGAAGAAATCATCATGCCGGTGCTGCAACTGGGGCTGCCTGACAAATTCGTCGACCATGGCAGCCGCGATCAGCTGTTAGAGGAATGTGGTCTGGATGCCGCGACGATCGAGCGCAGCATAACTGGCCGCGTGCAACGGTTGGTTAGCCGGCCGGGCAAAGCCGCGCAGTCTTTCTGA
- a CDS encoding polyprenyl synthetase family protein: MNIATRLPASDFLHHCRAEIDQKLANYMDQAGASQRLQDTMRYGLLGGGKRIRPALCLAAAEAVGGQRQIALAPACALEMIHAYSLMHDDLPAMDDDDLRRGRATAHIAFDESSAILAGDALQAEAFRVLATAPRLSAEVKLAMIKALANACGANGMVGGQAIDLESVARTLTLEQLENMHRHKTGALIEASVHLGALAGGVKDAALLDALARYARALGLAFQVQDDLLDIEGDTEVIGKTQGSDIARGKPTYPALLGPQGAREHLARLLAEAHDSLKGLGIQADALHAMADYIVARSH; this comes from the coding sequence GTGAACATCGCTACCCGCTTGCCAGCCAGTGATTTTTTGCATCACTGCCGCGCTGAGATTGACCAGAAACTAGCCAATTATATGGATCAAGCCGGCGCATCCCAGCGCCTGCAGGACACCATGCGCTATGGTTTGCTGGGCGGTGGCAAGCGCATTCGCCCAGCGCTCTGCCTAGCCGCGGCCGAAGCCGTTGGCGGTCAGCGTCAGATAGCTCTGGCACCGGCTTGTGCTCTGGAGATGATTCACGCGTACTCGCTGATGCACGACGACTTACCAGCCATGGACGACGATGATCTGCGCCGCGGCCGCGCCACCGCGCACATCGCATTCGACGAGTCTTCGGCCATACTTGCTGGCGACGCTCTGCAGGCAGAGGCGTTTCGGGTACTGGCCACAGCGCCGCGGTTAAGCGCTGAAGTCAAACTGGCTATGATAAAAGCCTTGGCGAACGCCTGCGGGGCAAACGGTATGGTCGGCGGACAGGCTATTGATCTGGAGTCTGTGGCAAGAACCCTGACTCTGGAGCAGCTAGAGAATATGCACCGCCATAAGACCGGCGCTTTGATTGAAGCCAGCGTACACCTTGGCGCCCTGGCCGGTGGCGTAAAAGACGCCGCGTTGCTAGACGCCCTGGCTCGTTACGCCCGCGCGCTGGGACTGGCGTTTCAGGTGCAGGACGATTTGCTGGACATAGAAGGCGATACCGAGGTGATTGGCAAAACCCAAGGCTCTGATATCGCCCGTGGCAAACCCACCTACCCCGCACTATTGGGGCCACAAGGCGCGCGCGAACACTTGGCAAGGTTGCTAGCCGAGGCTCACGACAGCCTGAAAGGGCTTGGCATTCAGGCCGACGCCCTACACGCCATGGCAGATTACATAGTGGCTCGTAGCCACTAA
- a CDS encoding exodeoxyribonuclease VII small subunit — protein sequence MAGKKDTAAAATKATSLGGFEKSLEELEQLVRDLEHGELTLEQSLTTFERGVGLTRNCQQALKSAEQRVEVLMQSGDGSLETRPFLEQSGQSDQSSDS from the coding sequence ATGGCTGGTAAAAAAGACACCGCGGCTGCCGCGACAAAAGCAACCTCGCTGGGAGGCTTTGAAAAATCCTTGGAAGAGCTGGAGCAGCTGGTGCGTGACCTGGAACACGGCGAGTTAACACTGGAGCAATCGTTGACTACCTTCGAACGTGGCGTCGGCCTCACCCGTAATTGCCAGCAAGCCCTGAAAAGTGCAGAGCAGCGGGTAGAAGTACTGATGCAGAGCGGCGATGGCAGCCTGGAAACCCGACCGTTCCTTGAACAAAGCGGACAGAGCGATCAGAGCAGCGATTCGTGA
- a CDS encoding NRDE family protein has protein sequence MCLIAFTLDQNRHYPLVVAANRDEFFNRPTAAMDWWTDASSALVSKPVLAGRDLQAGGTWLAISASGVVSAVTNVREGSPEAGVISRGDLPLRTLQQSAQSLRKHLADNASRYSGFNLVTLDAGQERASGPSGWYFSNRDAHPGRSLHRGSYGVSNHLLQTPWPKLLRLRQHVTSTVVAAGEDSEPLHQALINHLKDSTPAPDCLLPRTGVNLATERVLSPTFIIGKHYGTRVTTVVTVAASGEIRVTEQTWQPEGKPGECRQLCWQQ, from the coding sequence ATGTGTTTGATTGCGTTTACTCTGGACCAGAACCGGCACTATCCGCTGGTGGTTGCTGCTAACCGGGATGAATTCTTCAACCGGCCTACGGCCGCTATGGACTGGTGGACGGATGCAAGCAGTGCGCTGGTCTCAAAGCCGGTTCTGGCAGGCCGGGATTTACAGGCCGGAGGTACCTGGCTAGCCATCAGCGCCAGCGGTGTTGTTAGCGCGGTCACCAATGTGCGCGAAGGCAGCCCGGAAGCCGGCGTTATCAGCCGAGGTGATTTGCCTCTTCGCACTTTACAACAATCGGCCCAATCCTTGCGCAAGCACTTGGCCGACAACGCCAGCCGCTATTCCGGTTTTAATCTGGTGACACTCGATGCCGGCCAGGAACGCGCGAGCGGCCCGAGCGGCTGGTATTTCAGCAACCGCGACGCTCACCCAGGGCGCAGTCTGCACCGCGGCAGCTATGGCGTCAGCAATCATCTGCTGCAAACGCCCTGGCCTAAGCTGTTGCGTCTGCGCCAACATGTCACCAGCACCGTAGTCGCAGCCGGTGAAGACAGTGAGCCTTTGCACCAGGCACTTATCAATCACTTAAAAGACTCTACTCCAGCCCCGGATTGTTTGTTGCCCCGCACCGGTGTGAACTTGGCGACTGAGCGGGTGTTGTCACCGACGTTCATTATTGGCAAGCATTACGGCACCCGCGTAACCACGGTGGTGACCGTGGCCGCCAGTGGCGAAATACGGGTTACCGAGCAAACATGGCAACCTGAAGGCAAACCCGGTGAATGTCGACAACTGTGCTGGCAGCAGTAG
- a CDS encoding sulfite exporter TauE/SafE family protein codes for MLFSLYLALGALAGTLAGLFGIGGGLVIVPVLIFSFGAQSFSPDIAAHMAVGTSLATMVFTSLSSIRSHHVHGAIRWDIFRAMTTGIVFGALIGAWTASLLSGPALEMIIAVFVIVMAIKMLLGFNPKPGRSVPGNKGLGVAGAVIGWVSAIFGIGGGTLTVPYLSRCNIKMQHAVGISAACGLPIALAGALGNLWTGWGDPELPPHSLGFIYLPALFGVILTSVIFARVGANLAHRLNAVLLKRIFAIMLVLIGLRFLLS; via the coding sequence ATGCTTTTTTCGCTGTACCTCGCTTTGGGAGCGCTGGCAGGCACCTTAGCTGGCCTGTTTGGCATTGGTGGTGGCCTGGTTATTGTGCCGGTACTGATCTTCAGCTTCGGTGCCCAGAGCTTCAGCCCCGATATCGCCGCCCACATGGCAGTCGGGACCTCGCTGGCCACCATGGTGTTTACGTCGTTAAGTTCGATACGCTCACATCATGTTCACGGCGCAATTCGTTGGGATATTTTTCGGGCAATGACCACAGGTATCGTATTTGGCGCTTTAATTGGCGCTTGGACCGCCTCGCTGCTTAGCGGGCCAGCGCTAGAAATGATTATTGCCGTATTTGTGATCGTGATGGCGATAAAAATGTTGCTTGGTTTCAATCCCAAGCCAGGTCGATCGGTGCCAGGTAATAAAGGGCTGGGTGTGGCGGGCGCTGTGATTGGCTGGGTCTCGGCCATCTTTGGCATTGGTGGCGGTACACTAACTGTGCCCTACCTAAGTCGCTGTAACATTAAAATGCAGCATGCCGTCGGTATCTCAGCAGCCTGCGGTCTGCCCATTGCGCTAGCCGGAGCTTTGGGCAACCTGTGGACTGGCTGGGGTGACCCGGAACTACCACCGCACAGCCTTGGCTTTATTTATTTGCCGGCGTTGTTCGGGGTCATACTAACCAGCGTGATATTCGCCCGTGTGGGTGCCAATCTGGCGCACCGCCTCAACGCCGTCCTATTGAAACGAATCTTCGCTATTATGCTGGTGCTGATTGGCCTCCGTTTTCTACTGAGTTAA
- the lgt gene encoding prolipoprotein diacylglyceryl transferase yields the protein MLQHPQIDPVAISIGPLKIHWYGLTYLVGFAAGWWLGRLRSRKPWSPVNEEQVGDLLFYLALGVILGGRFGYVIFYNFDVFLADPLWLLRVWEGGMSFHGGLLGVMLGMWWYGRKIGVGFWRMTDFVAPLVPVGLGAGRIGNFINGELWGKPTDVPWGMVFPQAPDALARHPSQLYQFALEGVLFFIILWWFSAKPRPRMAVSGLFLICYGVFRFAVEFVREPDAQLGYLAFNWLTMGQVLSLPMVIAGLILMTIAYRRNAV from the coding sequence ATGTTGCAACACCCGCAAATCGACCCGGTGGCCATTTCTATCGGGCCACTGAAAATACACTGGTATGGTCTGACCTACCTGGTCGGCTTTGCTGCCGGCTGGTGGTTGGGGCGCTTACGCAGCCGCAAACCCTGGTCGCCGGTTAACGAGGAGCAGGTGGGCGACCTGCTGTTCTATCTGGCGTTGGGAGTTATTCTGGGTGGTCGCTTTGGCTACGTCATCTTCTACAACTTCGATGTGTTCCTTGCAGATCCTCTGTGGCTGCTGCGGGTGTGGGAAGGCGGCATGTCGTTCCACGGCGGCCTGCTGGGTGTCATGCTGGGCATGTGGTGGTACGGCCGTAAAATAGGTGTAGGCTTCTGGCGCATGACCGATTTTGTTGCGCCACTGGTGCCTGTGGGCCTGGGGGCAGGGCGCATCGGCAACTTCATCAACGGCGAGCTCTGGGGTAAACCCACGGATGTGCCCTGGGGCATGGTATTTCCGCAAGCGCCAGACGCCTTGGCTCGACACCCCTCCCAGCTTTATCAGTTCGCCCTCGAAGGCGTGCTGTTCTTCATTATATTGTGGTGGTTCTCGGCCAAACCCAGGCCGCGTATGGCCGTGTCCGGCCTGTTCCTGATCTGCTATGGCGTGTTTCGCTTTGCGGTGGAATTTGTGCGCGAGCCCGACGCCCAGCTGGGCTATCTTGCTTTTAACTGGCTTACTATGGGGCAAGTGCTGTCATTACCCATGGTGATAGCTGGCCTGATTCTGATGACCATAGCCTACCGGAGAAATGCCGTATGA
- a CDS encoding thymidylate synthase, producing the protein MKAYLDLMQDIVDNGSNRGDRTGVGTRSVFGRQVRFNLQQGFPLVTTKKIHLRSIIQELLWFLQGSTDNNWLTERKVNIWNEWALDNGDLGPIYGKQWRSWQCQDGRVIDQISDLIDQIRQKPNSRRLIVSAWNPAELPDESIGPQDNVRQGRMALAPCHCLFQFYVNDGKLSCQLYQRSADLFLGVPFNIASYALLTHMIAQQCDLDVGEFVHTFGDCHLYSNHLNDDIVFEQLKREPRALPKLVIKRKPNSIFEYDLDDFAFEGYEPYPGIKAPIAI; encoded by the coding sequence ATGAAAGCCTACCTGGACCTGATGCAAGATATAGTCGATAACGGCAGCAACCGTGGCGACCGCACCGGTGTAGGCACCCGCTCGGTATTCGGCCGCCAGGTTCGCTTCAATCTGCAGCAAGGTTTCCCCCTGGTCACCACAAAAAAGATTCACTTGCGCAGCATCATTCAGGAGCTGCTGTGGTTCCTGCAGGGCTCCACTGACAACAACTGGCTGACCGAACGCAAGGTCAACATCTGGAATGAATGGGCTCTGGATAACGGTGATTTGGGCCCCATATACGGCAAACAATGGCGTAGCTGGCAGTGTCAAGACGGCCGAGTGATTGACCAGATCAGCGACTTGATCGACCAGATTCGCCAAAAACCCAATTCCCGCCGCCTGATTGTCTCCGCCTGGAATCCGGCCGAACTGCCCGACGAATCCATCGGCCCGCAAGACAATGTGCGTCAGGGCCGTATGGCACTGGCCCCATGTCATTGCCTGTTCCAGTTCTACGTCAACGACGGCAAACTCTCCTGCCAGCTCTACCAGCGCAGCGCCGATCTGTTTCTGGGCGTACCCTTTAACATCGCCTCCTATGCCTTGCTCACTCACATGATTGCCCAGCAGTGCGATCTCGACGTTGGCGAGTTCGTACACACCTTTGGCGATTGCCACCTCTACAGCAATCATCTGAATGACGACATCGTATTCGAACAACTCAAACGTGAACCAAGGGCGCTGCCAAAGTTAGTGATCAAGCGAAAGCCTAACTCCATCTTCGAATACGATCTGGACGATTTTGCGTTCGAAGGCTACGAGCCATATCCCGGAATAAAAGCACCGATTGCAATTTAA
- a CDS encoding dihydrofolate reductase, translating into MQKALIVAMAQNRVIGRNNNLPWYLPGDLKYFKQATMGKPIIMGRKTWDSIGRPLPGRMNVVISRNEEWQAPVGTTAATTLHAALKKAEAQAELDGIEEVMVIGGGQIYAEALPLVDRIYMTLVHADVEGDAYFPDVNWEEWNEVGREDFSASDNNPYNYSFVVYQRLASD; encoded by the coding sequence ATGCAAAAAGCACTCATTGTCGCCATGGCCCAAAATCGCGTCATCGGCCGTAACAACAACTTGCCATGGTACCTGCCTGGTGACCTGAAATACTTCAAACAAGCCACCATGGGCAAGCCTATTATCATGGGCCGCAAAACATGGGACTCCATTGGTCGTCCCTTGCCAGGACGCATGAACGTGGTTATCTCACGCAATGAAGAATGGCAGGCACCAGTAGGCACCACTGCAGCCACAACGCTGCATGCAGCACTAAAAAAAGCCGAAGCACAGGCAGAACTGGATGGTATTGAAGAAGTCATGGTGATTGGCGGCGGGCAAATCTACGCCGAGGCGCTACCGCTGGTGGACCGTATTTACATGACCCTAGTGCACGCAGACGTGGAGGGCGATGCTTACTTTCCGGACGTAAATTGGGAGGAGTGGAACGAAGTCGGACGCGAAGATTTCTCCGCGTCCGACAATAATCCTTACAACTACAGCTTCGTAGTGTATCAGCGCTTGGCGTCAGACTGA